A part of Propioniciclava coleopterorum genomic DNA contains:
- a CDS encoding sulfite exporter TauE/SafE family protein, translating into MIGATWLGVDAGVWLVVLAMVLIGAVVQGVVGFGLGIVAAPIVAGVAPELMPGALIVASMPLPLLTLGGEWRSIDWRALGWLMVGRLPATAVGVALVAVIPVRALQLIVAASVLLALGLSLFRLEVPRNRGTLAGAGAVAGITGTTSAIGGPPLAIVLRNDEPAQARATMAVYFLVGAVLSLTGLTLTGSIEPSSLAIGALGTPAAVFGFLVALRLRRHVAGGRFRTAITAVSAVAAVILLLRAL; encoded by the coding sequence GTGATCGGCGCCACCTGGCTCGGGGTGGACGCCGGCGTCTGGCTCGTCGTCCTGGCGATGGTGCTCATCGGCGCCGTCGTCCAGGGCGTCGTCGGCTTCGGGCTCGGGATCGTGGCGGCGCCCATCGTCGCCGGGGTCGCGCCCGAGCTCATGCCGGGCGCCCTCATCGTCGCGTCGATGCCGCTGCCGCTGCTCACCCTGGGAGGGGAGTGGCGCTCGATCGACTGGCGCGCCCTGGGCTGGCTCATGGTCGGGCGGCTGCCCGCGACCGCGGTCGGGGTGGCCCTCGTCGCGGTCATCCCGGTGCGGGCACTCCAGCTCATCGTCGCGGCGTCAGTGCTGCTGGCGCTGGGGTTGTCGCTGTTCCGGCTCGAGGTCCCGCGCAACCGCGGCACGCTGGCCGGCGCGGGCGCGGTGGCCGGCATCACCGGCACCACCTCGGCCATCGGCGGCCCGCCGCTGGCGATCGTCCTGCGCAACGACGAGCCGGCGCAGGCGCGGGCCACGATGGCGGTCTACTTCCTCGTGGGGGCGGTGCTGTCGCTGACCGGCCTGACGCTGACGGGCAGCATCGAGCCCTCCAGCCTGGCGATCGGGGCGCTGGGGACCCCGGCGGCCGTCTTCGGGTTCCTCGTGGCGCTCCGGCTGCGGCGCCACGTCGCGGGCGGCCGGTTCCGCACCGCCATCACCGCGGTGAGCGCGGTCGCGGCGGTCATCCTGCTCCTGCGGGCGCTGTAG
- a CDS encoding GntR family transcriptional regulator has translation MDESGPETGESGPGLLASSKVYAALKKAIVAGELMPGEALAEAELSERLGVSRTPVREAVQRLARDGLVVSQRRRWVVRRHSVTEIEDIYQVRAALEAHAAYLAAVRGTPEEKAAILALAHRYEESDQLRGDERVHINASFHGRILEAAHSPRLAEDTDRNTILAFNRQVEAGYSPAELARSWAQHVRIAEAIHAGDAEAAAVAARDHVLMATKLLQGH, from the coding sequence GTGGACGAGTCTGGACCCGAAACCGGCGAGAGCGGCCCCGGCCTGCTCGCCAGCTCCAAGGTGTACGCGGCGCTGAAGAAGGCGATCGTCGCCGGGGAGCTGATGCCCGGGGAGGCGCTGGCCGAGGCCGAGCTCTCCGAGCGGCTCGGCGTCAGCCGGACGCCGGTGCGCGAGGCCGTCCAGCGGCTGGCCCGCGACGGCCTGGTGGTCTCGCAGCGGCGGCGCTGGGTCGTCCGGCGGCACTCGGTGACGGAGATCGAGGACATCTACCAGGTCCGCGCGGCGCTGGAGGCGCACGCCGCCTACCTGGCCGCGGTCCGCGGCACCCCCGAGGAGAAGGCCGCGATCCTGGCGCTGGCCCACCGGTACGAGGAGTCGGACCAGCTCCGCGGCGACGAGCGCGTGCACATCAACGCGTCCTTCCACGGGCGGATCCTCGAGGCGGCCCACTCGCCCCGGCTCGCCGAGGACACCGACCGCAACACGATCCTGGCCTTCAACCGCCAGGTGGAGGCCGGCTACAGCCCCGCCGAGCTGGCCCGCTCGTGGGCCCAGCACGTCCGGATCGCCGAGGCCATCCACGCCGGGGACGCCGAGGCGGCCGCCGTCGCGGCCCGCGACCACGTGCTGATGGCCACCAAGCTGCTGCAGGGGCACTGA